A part of Loxodonta africana isolate mLoxAfr1 chromosome 11, mLoxAfr1.hap2, whole genome shotgun sequence genomic DNA contains:
- the FECH gene encoding ferrochelatase, mitochondrial isoform X2 — translation MEGKPKTGILMLNMGGPETLGEVHDFLLRLFLDRDLMTLPLQNKLAPIIAKRRTPKIQDQYRRIGGGSPIKMWTSKQGEGMVKLLDELSPHTAPHKYYIGFRYVHPLTEEAIEEMERDGLERAIAFTQYPQYSCSTTGSSLNAIYRYYNGVGKKPTMKWSTIDRWPTHPLLIQCFADHILKELDHFPLEKRSEVVILFSAHSLPMSVVNRGDPYPQEVGATVQRVMDKLGYSNPYRLVWQSKVGPMPWLGPQTKEAIKGLCERGRKNILLVPIAFTSDHIETLFELDIEYSQVLANECGVEKIRRAESLNGNPLFSKALADLVLSHIQANERCSKQLTLSCPLCANPVCREMKSFFTTQQL, via the exons GAAGCCCAAAACTGGGATATTAATGCTAAACATGGGAGGCCCTGAAACCCTCGGAGAAGTTCACGACTTCCTTCTAAGGCTCTTCTTGGACCGAGACCTCATGACACTGCCTTTGCAAAA TAAGCTGGCACCAATCATCGCCAAACGCCGAACCCCCAAAATCCAAGACCAGTACCGGAGGATTGGTGGCGGGTCTCCCATTAAGATGTGGACCTCCAAGCAAGGAGAAGGGATGGTGAAGTTGCTGGACGAGTTGTCCCCCCACACAG CCCCTCACAAATACTATATTGGATTTCGGTACGTCCATCCTTTAACAGAAGAAGCAATTGAAGAGATGGAGAGAGATGGACTTGAAAGGGCCATTGCCTTCACACAGTATCCACAATACAGCTGCTCCACCACAG GCAGCAGCTTAAATGCCATTTACAGATACTATAATGGAGTGGGGAAGAAACCTACGATGAAATGGAGCACCATTGACAGGTGGCCCACTCATCCCCTCCTCATTCAG TGCTTTGCTGACCATATTCTCAAAGAACTGGACCACTTTCCACTTGAGAAGAGAAGCGAGGTGGTCATTCTTTTCTCCGCTCACTCACTGCCAATGTCT GTGGTCAACAGAGGGGACCCCTATCCTCAGGAGGTAGGAGCCACTGTCCAAAGAGTCATGGATAAGCTGGGCTATTCCAATCCTTACCGACTGGTGTGGCAGTCCAAG GTTGGTCCGATGCCCTGGCTGGGCCCTCAGACAAAGGAGGCTATCAAAGGGCTCTGCGAGAGGGGCAGGAAGAATATCCTTTTGGTTCCAATAGCGTTTACGAGTGATCACATTGAAACGCTGTTTGAACTGGACATTGAATACTCTCAAGTTCTAGCAAACGAG TGTGGAGTCGAAAAGATCAGAAGAGCAGAGTCTCTTAATGGAAATCCATTGTTCTCTAAG GCCCTGGCCGACTTGGTGCTCTCACACATCCAGGCCAATGAGCGCTGCTCCAAGCAGTTGACGCTGAGTTGTCCGCTCTGTGCTAATCCTGTCTGCAGAGAGATGAAATCCTTCTTCACCACCCAGCAGCTGTGA
- the FECH gene encoding ferrochelatase, mitochondrial isoform X3, with amino-acid sequence MLNMGGPETLGEVHDFLLRLFLDRDLMTLPLQNKLAPIIAKRRTPKIQDQYRRIGGGSPIKMWTSKQGEGMVKLLDELSPHTAPHKYYIGFRYVHPLTEEAIEEMERDGLERAIAFTQYPQYSCSTTGSSLNAIYRYYNGVGKKPTMKWSTIDRWPTHPLLIQCFADHILKELDHFPLEKRSEVVILFSAHSLPMSVVNRGDPYPQEVGATVQRVMDKLGYSNPYRLVWQSKVGPMPWLGPQTKEAIKGLCERGRKNILLVPIAFTSDHIETLFELDIEYSQVLANECGVEKIRRAESLNGNPLFSKALADLVLSHIQANERCSKQLTLSCPLCANPVCREMKSFFTTQQL; translated from the exons ATGCTAAACATGGGAGGCCCTGAAACCCTCGGAGAAGTTCACGACTTCCTTCTAAGGCTCTTCTTGGACCGAGACCTCATGACACTGCCTTTGCAAAA TAAGCTGGCACCAATCATCGCCAAACGCCGAACCCCCAAAATCCAAGACCAGTACCGGAGGATTGGTGGCGGGTCTCCCATTAAGATGTGGACCTCCAAGCAAGGAGAAGGGATGGTGAAGTTGCTGGACGAGTTGTCCCCCCACACAG CCCCTCACAAATACTATATTGGATTTCGGTACGTCCATCCTTTAACAGAAGAAGCAATTGAAGAGATGGAGAGAGATGGACTTGAAAGGGCCATTGCCTTCACACAGTATCCACAATACAGCTGCTCCACCACAG GCAGCAGCTTAAATGCCATTTACAGATACTATAATGGAGTGGGGAAGAAACCTACGATGAAATGGAGCACCATTGACAGGTGGCCCACTCATCCCCTCCTCATTCAG TGCTTTGCTGACCATATTCTCAAAGAACTGGACCACTTTCCACTTGAGAAGAGAAGCGAGGTGGTCATTCTTTTCTCCGCTCACTCACTGCCAATGTCT GTGGTCAACAGAGGGGACCCCTATCCTCAGGAGGTAGGAGCCACTGTCCAAAGAGTCATGGATAAGCTGGGCTATTCCAATCCTTACCGACTGGTGTGGCAGTCCAAG GTTGGTCCGATGCCCTGGCTGGGCCCTCAGACAAAGGAGGCTATCAAAGGGCTCTGCGAGAGGGGCAGGAAGAATATCCTTTTGGTTCCAATAGCGTTTACGAGTGATCACATTGAAACGCTGTTTGAACTGGACATTGAATACTCTCAAGTTCTAGCAAACGAG TGTGGAGTCGAAAAGATCAGAAGAGCAGAGTCTCTTAATGGAAATCCATTGTTCTCTAAG GCCCTGGCCGACTTGGTGCTCTCACACATCCAGGCCAATGAGCGCTGCTCCAAGCAGTTGACGCTGAGTTGTCCGCTCTGTGCTAATCCTGTCTGCAGAGAGATGAAATCCTTCTTCACCACCCAGCAGCTGTGA